In Nostoc sp. UHCC 0926, a single genomic region encodes these proteins:
- a CDS encoding T4SS efffector SepA family protein: MMPVIRIPDPIYKRLQAIAVPFEDTPITVIEKLLNEYEARYQPQQVSEIENYRVLEPDTVNNLHHTRVLRAVMGSEEIHQPNWNKIVDQAHELAIRQGLSIEDLIKLTLAHVVKGEKTNFGFHYLPEVNISVQGVDSNLAWRNTLHLMKNLKMPIEIYFEWRDKEGAAYPGEKGKLIWNAK; this comes from the coding sequence ATGATGCCAGTTATCAGAATACCTGATCCCATTTACAAGAGGCTCCAAGCCATCGCTGTCCCTTTCGAGGATACACCTATCACTGTTATTGAAAAGTTGCTGAATGAATATGAGGCGCGTTACCAACCTCAGCAAGTTTCTGAAATCGAAAATTATAGAGTTCTTGAACCTGATACTGTAAACAATTTGCACCATACCAGAGTGCTTCGAGCCGTCATGGGTAGTGAGGAAATTCATCAACCAAACTGGAACAAAATCGTTGATCAAGCACACGAACTTGCTATTCGACAAGGACTTTCTATAGAGGATCTCATCAAGCTAACCCTTGCTCATGTTGTTAAGGGTGAAAAAACTAATTTTGGTTTTCACTATTTGCCAGAGGTAAACATTTCGGTGCAAGGCGTAGATTCAAATCTTGCTTGGCGTAATACTTTGCACTTAATGAAGAATTTGAAAATGCCAATTGAAATATATTTCGAGTGGCGCGACAAAGAGGGAGCAGCATATCCCGGTGAGAAAGGTAAGCTTATTTGGAATGCTAAATAG
- a CDS encoding DUF6888 family protein, which produces MIKEPTADELQPTAGQLQCLYRLCHQLTNVMFQPIHIVRLDERTLNIFILAGQNEEIELEITPDGSIEP; this is translated from the coding sequence ATGATAAAAGAACCAACGGCTGACGAGCTACAACCAACAGCAGGACAGCTACAATGCTTATATAGACTTTGCCATCAACTTACAAATGTGATGTTCCAGCCAATTCACATCGTGCGATTAGATGAACGAACGCTCAATATATTTATATTAGCTGGACAAAATGAAGAAATAGAGCTAGAAATTACACCAGATGGTAGTATAGAACCATGA
- a CDS encoding DUF6887 family protein: protein MNKVNYTVMSDQELKSYFLTHRDDKEAFYAYMDRRKSPPRDAAIKLNDPAWEEKIIAVIQKQLDSD from the coding sequence ATGAATAAGGTAAATTATACAGTAATGAGTGACCAAGAGTTAAAGAGTTACTTTCTCACCCACAGGGATGATAAAGAAGCCTTTTACGCTTATATGGATAGACGAAAATCTCCTCCTCGTGATGCTGCAATAAAATTAAATGATCCGGCTTGGGAAGAAAAGATAATAGCTGTGATTCAGAAACAATTAGATTCTGATTGA